From Paenibacillus graminis, a single genomic window includes:
- a CDS encoding LacI family DNA-binding transcriptional regulator, which translates to MNPTIKDVAQKANVSIATVSRVLNNLTGYSDKTKQKVNQAIKELGYQPNAIARGLINKRTQTIGVMFPKVSSAFSSDLLHGIDEFAHDSNYSVVVCNTDNDGKRTMKYLQLLREKQVDGIIFSSEVLSKEYYEVLKNMKIPVVLVSSQTDFAKVPYVKVDDYQAVYDAIQFLISKGHRKIAMISGTKGDPLAGTPRVQGYRKALEASGIAFDSSRLVYGDFSFESGSRAMEAILRKAGEATAVFAACDEMAIGALSAALKHGLNVPEDISIMGYDDLKPAQMVTPPLTTVRQPLYEMGKIASEKLIRMIETGEIAANKIIAHSIVERQTVRTLT; encoded by the coding sequence ATGAATCCTACGATCAAAGATGTCGCCCAGAAAGCAAATGTATCCATTGCCACCGTGTCCCGTGTGCTGAATAACCTGACCGGCTACTCGGACAAAACAAAGCAGAAGGTGAACCAGGCGATCAAAGAGCTCGGATACCAGCCCAATGCTATCGCCCGCGGTCTCATCAACAAGCGGACACAGACTATCGGCGTGATGTTTCCCAAAGTTTCCAGCGCCTTCTCTTCCGATCTGCTCCACGGGATTGACGAATTCGCCCATGACAGCAATTACAGTGTAGTCGTCTGCAACACAGATAATGATGGCAAGCGGACAATGAAGTATTTGCAGCTGCTGCGCGAAAAACAGGTAGATGGCATTATTTTTTCCAGTGAGGTGCTGAGTAAAGAGTACTATGAGGTGCTGAAGAACATGAAGATACCGGTTGTTCTTGTCTCCTCGCAGACGGATTTTGCCAAGGTGCCCTATGTGAAGGTTGATGATTATCAGGCGGTCTATGACGCGATTCAATTTCTGATCTCCAAAGGACACCGTAAAATCGCCATGATCAGCGGAACCAAAGGCGATCCCCTCGCCGGGACTCCCAGAGTGCAGGGCTACCGCAAAGCGCTGGAAGCGAGCGGAATTGCTTTTGACAGCAGCCGCCTTGTGTATGGAGACTTTTCATTCGAGAGCGGCAGCAGGGCAATGGAAGCCATATTGCGCAAAGCGGGAGAGGCTACCGCCGTCTTTGCAGCCTGTGATGAGATGGCCATTGGCGCACTCTCCGCAGCCCTGAAACACGGTCTGAACGTTCCCGAGGATATCTCGATCATGGGATATGATGATCTCAAACCGGCACAGATGGTTACGCCTCCGCTAACGACAGTCCGGCAGCCGCTGTACGAAATGGGAAAGATCGCCTCCGAGAAGCTGATCCGGATGATTGAAACCGGGGAAATCGCCGCAAACAAGATCATTGCTCATTCGATTGTAGAAAGACAAACGGTAAGAACACTTACCTAA
- a CDS encoding AraC family transcriptional regulator, with protein sequence MSIYLELPDVDKHFPFRSLICGGDELCYPHWHKEVEIIYVTKGRLNLGINDTPIRMEQGEIQFINGGDVHYFLASPESERVVIQFDLNLFQEVAALGGSGYSLRDLFTEMEHSSPAWPEAATAKVISLIESIYEEDTQRREGYAYLIKARMFELLTVILREIPKNRTQRQPKFSEDTLTQSRETMERLERIFAYVELHYQKSISLNEVARYMGFSPYYFTKLFKRNTGMTFVAFLNEYRLNKAKWILLNEDLPMSAVAEAAGFGSVKTFHHFFKEATGISPLKYHKTIFRNNTARMQEESAGADLYDRDIKTSGG encoded by the coding sequence ATGAGCATTTATCTGGAGCTTCCAGATGTGGATAAGCATTTTCCCTTCCGCAGTCTGATTTGTGGAGGGGATGAGCTGTGTTATCCGCATTGGCATAAGGAAGTCGAAATTATCTACGTTACTAAGGGAAGACTAAATCTGGGAATAAATGATACCCCGATCCGTATGGAGCAGGGGGAAATTCAGTTCATCAACGGCGGGGATGTGCATTATTTTCTGGCATCGCCTGAGAGTGAGCGGGTGGTGATCCAGTTCGACCTGAATCTGTTTCAGGAGGTTGCCGCCCTGGGGGGCAGCGGCTATTCGCTGCGGGACCTGTTTACGGAGATGGAGCATTCCAGCCCGGCATGGCCTGAGGCAGCTACCGCCAAAGTTATTTCGCTGATCGAGAGCATCTACGAGGAAGATACCCAGCGCCGGGAAGGGTATGCCTATTTAATCAAAGCAAGAATGTTCGAGCTGCTGACAGTTATTTTGCGGGAAATTCCTAAGAATAGAACGCAGCGGCAGCCTAAGTTCTCGGAGGATACGCTGACCCAGTCCAGAGAAACGATGGAGCGCCTGGAGCGGATTTTTGCCTATGTGGAGCTGCATTACCAGAAGTCGATTTCACTGAACGAGGTGGCCCGCTATATGGGCTTCAGCCCCTACTACTTCACCAAACTGTTCAAGCGGAACACAGGAATGACCTTTGTTGCTTTTTTGAATGAATACCGCCTCAACAAAGCGAAGTGGATTCTGTTAAACGAGGACCTGCCGATGTCCGCTGTGGCGGAGGCTGCGGGGTTTGGCAGTGTGAAGACCTTTCACCATTTTTTCAAGGAGGCCACAGGGATTTCTCCGCTGAAGTACCATAAGACAATATTCAGGAATAATACAGCAAGAATGCAGGAAGAAAGCGCCGGGGCAGATTTGTATGATAGAGATATCAAAACCAGTGGAGGTTAG